A genomic stretch from Ictalurus punctatus breed USDA103 chromosome 2, Coco_2.0, whole genome shotgun sequence includes:
- the LOC108277132 gene encoding neuropeptide B isoform X1 has protein sequence MGKFDERALLFLAICVLAVHTPAEAWYKQAAGPSYYSVGRASGLLSGIRRSAIRRDEAETRDSGETTENNAVIQINSRNFALKKMQSPRTNHQALSLCAPSESSELFFQHHAGTNCACANRLPAQIAQTGSCEFSLFV, from the exons ATGGGGAAGTTTGACGAGCGTGCTTTGCTCTTTCTTGCCATTTGCGTGCTTGCTGTTCACACACCAGCCGAAGCCTGGTACAAACAAGCAGCCGGACCCAGTTATTattcagtcggtagagcatcggGTCTGCTATCAGGAATCCGGAGATCAGCGATCAGAAGAGATGAAGCGGAAACACGCGACAGCGGAGAGACCACCGAAAATAACGCGGTCATACAGATAAACTCACGCAACTTCGCTCTGAAAAAGATG CAATCCCCGAGAACAAACCATCAGGCGTTGTCTCTGTGCGCCCCTTCAGAAAGTTCAGAGCTGTTCTTTCAGCACCACGCTGGAACAAACTGCGCATGCGCAAACAGATTACCAGCCCAGATTGCGCAAACTGGCTCGTGCGAATTTAG CCTATTTGTGTGA
- the LOC108277132 gene encoding neuropeptide B isoform X2 yields the protein MGKFDERALLFLAICVLAVHTPAEAWYKQAAGPSYYSVGRASGLLSGIRRSAIRRDEAETRDSGETTENNAVIQINSRNFALKKMPICVKDVLPELQSCELMRDSTFRCEAVVIITLDSRNCLNA from the exons ATGGGGAAGTTTGACGAGCGTGCTTTGCTCTTTCTTGCCATTTGCGTGCTTGCTGTTCACACACCAGCCGAAGCCTGGTACAAACAAGCAGCCGGACCCAGTTATTattcagtcggtagagcatcggGTCTGCTATCAGGAATCCGGAGATCAGCGATCAGAAGAGATGAAGCGGAAACACGCGACAGCGGAGAGACCACCGAAAATAACGCGGTCATACAGATAAACTCACGCAACTTCGCTCTGAAAAAGATG CCTATTTGTGTGAAGGACGTTTTGCCGGAGCTGCAAAGCTGCGAACTGATGCGGGACTCCACGTTCCGGTGCGAGGCGGTCGTCATTATCACCCTCGATTCCAGGAACTGTTTGAACGCATAA